The Urbifossiella limnaea nucleotide sequence CCGAAGTGCCTCCCGCGGCGAAGCGGAAGGGGCACGGCCGGCGGCGGAAGCCGGCGGATCTGCCGCGCCGCCGGGAGGACATCGACCTGACCGCCGCCGAGAAGGTCTGCGCCTGTTGCGGCACACTCAAGATCCGTATCGGGCAGGTCGTCAGTGAACGCCTCGACTACCAGCCGATGGCCCTCTTCGTCCGGGAGTTGGTCCGCCCGACTTACGCCTGTCGGTCTTGTGAATCGCAGGGCCACGACCCGCAGATCGCTCGGGCGTCGCTGCCGCCGGAGCCGATTCCCCGGAGCGGGATCGGCAGCGGTCTGCTCGCCCACGTCATCGTCTCGAAGCTCGTCGATCACCTGCCGCTCCACCGCCAGGAGGCGATCCTCGCCCGCCACGGGTGGGACGTGCGACGGTCCACCTTGTGCGACCACCTGCGGGCGTGTGGCCACCTCCTGACCCCGCTCTACGACCTGATGCGCCGCCGCCTACTCCGGTCGTTCGCGATCCACGCCGACGACACGCCCCTGGTGCTGTTGCGGCCACTGCGGACCGCCTACGCGTGGGTGTACCTGGGCGACGCCGCGAACCCATACACCCTCTTCGACCTGACCGCCGGCCGCCGCCAGGAGTTCCCGCAGGCGTTCCTCGCCGGCTACCGCGGGTTCGTCCACGCCGACGCCTACGACGGGTACAACGCCGTCCACAACGACGTGCGGCACCTCGGCTGCTGGATGCACGCGAGAAGATACTTCGTGGACGCCGAGCCGACCGACCCGAGGGCGGTTGAAGCGCTGGCGTTCATCCGCACCCTGTACGCCGTCGAGCGCGAGATCCAGGTGGAACGGGAGAAGCCGGGCGAGACGTTCACCGCCGCCGACGTGGTGCGGATCCGACGCACGCGGGCCGGGCCGATCCTCGCCCAGTTCCGTGACTGGCTCGACGAGCAACAGAGATCCGCGACGCCGAAGAGCCTGTTCGGACAGGCCGTCGGGTATGCTCGGAACCAGTGGGCGAGTTTGGTTCGTTACCTCGACGACGCGAGGTTCGCCATCGATAACGGGGCCGCCGAGCGGGCCATCCGGCCGCTGGCGATCGGCCGCGGCAACTGGCTGCACGTCGGCGGTGACAGCGGGTTGAAGACTGCCTCGGTCCTGTTGAGCGTCTGCGCCGGCGCGACCCGGCACCGACTCGACCCGTGGGCGTACCTGACGCACGTCCTGTCCGAGTTGCCCACCCGTTCCACCGGGGCCGACTTGACCGACCTGCTGCCGGACGTGTGGGCGAAGGCACACGCTCGGGTGCGACAGCGGATCGCCTGACGCGATAAGTCCCGCTCGCCTCTTTCCCGGGGGCGGGGCGACCTCCTGCTTCGCCTCGGGGTGCTTCGCCCGCAGTTCCTGGTACTACTTCACTCGTTCTGGTACTTCGTGGCAGTGGAAAGCTCGACCACCGAATCCGATGGTCACTTGTTGAGTTGCTCCCTTACGGTCGCATGTCGCTTTTTCAACTCGGCGTTGTTGGGGTCGTCGAGGAGCAACCGACCAACGTGGAACGCGACGGCGAACCATTCTTGCTCCTTCTCGGCCAGCGCGGCCTGTTCGCTATGGTAGCGTCTGCGCTCGGCTGCATCGGGGAAGGGCCAGGGCGAGCCAACAGGAGCGGGCTTCAGCAGATCGACCAACGCTACGTTC carries:
- the tnpC gene encoding IS66 family transposase, which gives rise to MPPTDDIDDLRRKLAHADAVIAELRGVVADLRKQVEAQQAHIHRLVKITFGRGGERVEGPTLFDGLDLPDAEQPPPPVESSTPETVPEVPPAAKRKGHGRRRKPADLPRRREDIDLTAAEKVCACCGTLKIRIGQVVSERLDYQPMALFVRELVRPTYACRSCESQGHDPQIARASLPPEPIPRSGIGSGLLAHVIVSKLVDHLPLHRQEAILARHGWDVRRSTLCDHLRACGHLLTPLYDLMRRRLLRSFAIHADDTPLVLLRPLRTAYAWVYLGDAANPYTLFDLTAGRRQEFPQAFLAGYRGFVHADAYDGYNAVHNDVRHLGCWMHARRYFVDAEPTDPRAVEALAFIRTLYAVEREIQVEREKPGETFTAADVVRIRRTRAGPILAQFRDWLDEQQRSATPKSLFGQAVGYARNQWASLVRYLDDARFAIDNGAAERAIRPLAIGRGNWLHVGGDSGLKTASVLLSVCAGATRHRLDPWAYLTHVLSELPTRSTGADLTDLLPDVWAKAHARVRQRIA